A window of Chryseobacterium sp. IHB B 17019 genomic DNA:
CATCAACAGATTGGTAAAGGAAATAGATTTCTGTATTGCCCAGCTTCAAAACAGTGGATTATAATGGAGGTAAGAAGAATAACGATCAACATTGCAGGAAGGGTATATCCGCTGAACGTACCGGCAGCAGAGGAAGAAACTTTGCGTAAGGTAGGAAAGCAAATAGAAAATATGATTAAAGATTTTGAACAGAATTTCGATGTGAGAGACAAACAGGATGCTCTGGCGATGTGTGCCCTTAAATTGGGGACCAATGCCGAAGTGGTGTCTACGAACTACGAAAAAACAATACATTCTACCAACGAAAGATTAGCACAGATTAATCAGTCGTTGAATGAAATTGGGAAATAGATTTTTTTTCCCACAAAACTGCCTACAATAATTCTAACACATTTAAAGGTAAACTCAACACTAAACAATTGCCGAACAAATGTCCATTGAATGGCGTGCCGGTTCTCCGGATTACAGACAGTGGAAATCAGTTCAAATCGTGTTGATTAGGAGTTTACTCTCAATCTCTGGATTATTGTGGGTTTTTTTTATTTTTAACATTAAAAAAGACAATTAAAACTTAATATAGATTATGACAATAACAGCCATTATAGTCGGCGTGATTTGTTTAGTTATAGGCGCGGTTTTAGGGATGTTTTTCTCTAAAAGCTCACTCAATACTAAAGCAAAATTTATTATAGATGATGCAAAGAAAAATGCCGAAAACCTTATAGAAAAAGCTAATGTACAAGCTGAATCCATAAAGAAAGAAAAGAACCTTCAGGCTAAAGAAAAGTTCTTGGAACTAAAATCTCAGCATGATGCTGACATCCAGTCTCGCGAGAAAAAAATGCAGGAGGTTGAGAAGAGAATTAAAGACAAAGAAAATAAGCTGAATGATGAACTTAGCAAAGCAGGTAAACTTGAAAAAGACCTTGATAAGCAGATTGCCGATTATGCTAAGAAAAACGAAATTTTAGAAAGAAAACAGCAGGAGCTTGATGTAGCAACTGCTAAAAAAGTTGAAATTCTTGAAAAAATCGCTAATTACACAGCGGAAGAAGCTAAAGCAGAGTTGGTAGAAACCATGAAAGCCGAAGCTAAAACAAGAGCTCAGGCGCATGTTCAAAGTATCATGGAAGAAGCTCAGCTGAATGCAAAAAGTGAAGCCAGAAAAATCATTATCCAGACCATTCAGAGAATCGGAACGGAGCAGGCGATTGAAAACTCTGTATCAGTATTTAATATCGAATCTGATGAAGTAAAAGGTAGAATTATTGGTAGAGAGGGTAGGAATATTCGTGCTTTGGAGGCCATTACAGGTGTAGAAATCATCGTTGATGATACTCCGGAAGCCATTCTTCTTTCATGTTTTGACCCTGTAAGAAGGGAGATTGCAAGATTATCACTTCACAGATTGGTTACAGACGGTAGAATTCACCCTGCAAGAATCGAGGAAGTTGTAGAAAAAACAAGAAAACAAATTGAGGAGGAGATCATTGAAGTTGGGAAAAGAACAATTATTGATCTTGGAATCCACGGTTTACACCCGGAATTAATCAAAATTGTAGGTAGAATGAAATATCGTTCTTCTTACGGACAAAACCTACTACAGCACTCCAGAGAAGTTGCCAATATTGCTGCGACAATGGCTGCTGAATTAGGATTAAATGTAAAATTAGCAAAAAGAGCAGGTCTATTACACGATATCGGGAAAGTTCCTGAGCAGGAATCTGAACTTCCTCACGCATTACTAGGTATGCAGTGGGCGGAAAAGTTTGGTGAAAATGCAGAAGTTGTGAACGCCATCGGAGCTCACCATGACGAAGTTGAAATGACTTCATTATTGTCTCCAATCATCCAGGTTGCCGATGCAATTTCGGGAGCAAGACCGGGAGCAAGAAGACAGGTGCTTGAATCTTATATCCAAAGATTGAAAGACCTTGAATCTGCAGCATTAAGTTTTGAAGGAGTTTCATCAGCCTACGCAATTCAGGCGGGTAGAGAATTAAGAGTAATGGTAGAAAGCGGAAAGGTAAATGATGAAGTGGCCTCTCAATTATCTTATGACATTTCGGAGAAAATTCAGAATGAATTGACATATCCGGGACAGGTAAAAGTAACAGTAATCAGAGAAACGAGAGCTGTGAATATTGCGAGATAATAATCGGAAAAAGATATTTAATAAAAAAACCTTTCAAGAAATTGAAAGGTTTTATTTTTCTAATTTGAAAATTATGAATTTTGAAACAATTTCAGAGCTTATATTTTTAATTGCTCAATTCCAGAGGATTTTCATATTTTTTATTTTCTTCTCTTTGTTTTTCTCTTTCTCT
This region includes:
- the rny gene encoding ribonuclease Y yields the protein MTITAIIVGVICLVIGAVLGMFFSKSSLNTKAKFIIDDAKKNAENLIEKANVQAESIKKEKNLQAKEKFLELKSQHDADIQSREKKMQEVEKRIKDKENKLNDELSKAGKLEKDLDKQIADYAKKNEILERKQQELDVATAKKVEILEKIANYTAEEAKAELVETMKAEAKTRAQAHVQSIMEEAQLNAKSEARKIIIQTIQRIGTEQAIENSVSVFNIESDEVKGRIIGREGRNIRALEAITGVEIIVDDTPEAILLSCFDPVRREIARLSLHRLVTDGRIHPARIEEVVEKTRKQIEEEIIEVGKRTIIDLGIHGLHPELIKIVGRMKYRSSYGQNLLQHSREVANIAATMAAELGLNVKLAKRAGLLHDIGKVPEQESELPHALLGMQWAEKFGENAEVVNAIGAHHDEVEMTSLLSPIIQVADAISGARPGARRQVLESYIQRLKDLESAALSFEGVSSAYAIQAGRELRVMVESGKVNDEVASQLSYDISEKIQNELTYPGQVKVTVIRETRAVNIAR
- a CDS encoding cell division protein ZapA, with the translated sequence MEVRRITINIAGRVYPLNVPAAEEETLRKVGKQIENMIKDFEQNFDVRDKQDALAMCALKLGTNAEVVSTNYEKTIHSTNERLAQINQSLNEIGK